AATCTGGTAAGAAAGAAGATTTATTGACATACGAGACACTTCAAAATCTTCAGAAACATCTTGAAGATGGTAGAAATGCAAGAGAATTTGCGATGGATGATTTTGCAAAATCAATCATTGGTGAAGTTCAGCTTTTGACTAATAAGCCGGTTCTTTACGTTTGTAATGTGGATGAAAATTCAATCAAAAACGGAAACGAGTGGATTGCAAAAATTGATGAAATGGCTAAAAGCGAAGGTGCTGAAACAGTAGTTTTAGCAGCTCAGATCGAAGCTGATATTAATGAACTTGAAACTTTCGAAGAAAGAGAAATTTTCTTGGAAGAATTAGGTCTTACAGAACCTGGAGTAAACCGTTTAATCAGAAAAGCTTACGATTTATTAAAGCTTCAGACGTATTTTACAGCAGGTGTAAAAGAAGTAAGAGCTTGGACAATCGGACAAGGTTGGACTGCTCCTCAAGCTGCAGGAGTAATTCACACAGATTTCGAAAAAGGTTTCATCCGTGCGGAAGTAATCAGATACAATGATTATGTAACGTATGGCTCTGAGGCAAAAGTAAAAGAAGCTGGAAAGCTTTCTGTAGAAGGTAAAGAATACATCGTTCAGGACGGTGATGTAATGCACTTCAGATTTAATGTTTAAAAATATTAAAAGTTAGTTATATAGTATTTTAAAATACGCTTCCATGAATTTGGGAGCGTTTTTTTATTATTTTTAAAGAAAATTAATAATCTTGAAATATCTAGTCTTTTTACTGTTCGTTTTTTCATGTTCTAAAAATGAAGAACAGACCAATTGTTTTAATGATAAATCTGAAACACTGAATCCTGAAGAGAAAATACCGCAAACTGTTACAGGCATTCTTGCTCACAAACCTGAATATCTTCAAATTGTTGATTTAAAAAACTTTAGAACATTTAAAGAAGACAGTATCTATGAACATGACTTTAGGATACAGGCTTCTGAAATTCAAAAATATAATAAAGATTTCGGCATTTTTGATTATAAATTTGAACGTCAGTTTATATGCTTTGCAAAACAGGAAGTTGGGGATACTTTGTATTCTTTGGCAAAAAATGATGCAGGTTATTGGCTGCTGAAAATTCAAAACCGTATTCCTTATGCGTATTTTCTGGGTCTAAGTTTTAATCAGTATTACATCAATATTATTCAGGAAAAGCCAATTATTCAGGATGGATTTCTGCAAATGGAGGGAAGTTTTGCTGAAAAAATCAAGAAACATTATTCTTCGGCAATTGAAGACGGAAAGTTGTTTAAAATAAAATTAGAAGATTTAATAAAAGATACCGATAAGGATGGCTATAATGATATTTTTGAGCGTAGTTTTGGCTTAAATCCAAATAATAAAGATTCGGATGGCGATGGATTAAATGATCTAGATGATATGAATCCTTTGTATAAATCTGAGAAAAATAAATTTTCAGAACTTTATCAGCGTGCTCTTCCGATTCCTTTTTCAGAAAGAAATTATAAAAAGCTGTATTACACAATCAATTTTTATAACAGCGACTGTAATTATTTTCATCAGGTTGATCCGTATATCAGAACGATATTTGTTTCTGAAGACCAGAAGAAAAAGACCGATTACCTTTCTGTTACTGACGTAATTAAGAATAAGATTATTAAAATTACCAAAAGCGATAAAAATCCAAATCTTTTCTATGTTTATGAAGAAACAAAAAGCGGAACATTAAGTTATTGTAAAGAGTTTAAAGGTGGAAAATGGGAATCTATAAATGCAGGAGAATGTCTGTAGAATTATAAGTTCTTCCTATATTTGAATTATACAAATTCCGAATCATGGAAAAATTAGCTCATGCTTCTCTGGAAGATTTTTATCTTGAAATGACCAAAGGGTTGGGAAAAGATATGGAAAGTATCTTTCCAAAAGGTCTTCACAAAGATATTGGCCATTTTAATGTGTTTGATATTGCGCAGACGATTGCCAATGTCAAAAAGACTTCCGAAATGCCCTACAACAGGAGGAAATATTATAAAATAAGTTTAATAAGAGGGAAAAACAGAGCGGAATATGCAGATAAAGTGATCTCCATAAAAAAGAATGCTTTGCTTTTTGCAACCCCGAAAGTTCCTTATCATTATGTACCTGAAGATGAGAATCAGTCTGGGAATTTCTGTGTTTTTACTGCGGATTTTTTCACTAAAAATTCTTCGAAAAATATTCTTGAAGATTTGCCTTTATTTCAACCTGGTACCATTCCTGTTTTTGAAATTGATGACGAACTAGCCGATGAAATTGATTTGCTTTTCGGAAAAATTAAAAAAGAAATCGATTCTGATTATGAATTTAAATATGATTTAATCCGAAATTATGTTTCAGAACTGATTCATTACGGGCAAAAATTACAGCCTGCAGAAAAAGTCCACAATACTCATAATGCTTCATTGAGAGTGGTTTCATTGTTTATGGAATTATTAGAAAGACAGTTTCCTGTTGAATCTCAGAATCAAAGAATTCAACTGAGAGTTGCGAATGATTTTGCTGAAAGACTATCAATTCACGTTTATTATTTAAATAAAAATTTAAAAGAAAATACAGGTAAAACCACCACCGAATTTATCGCAGACCGGATTATTCAGGAAGCTAAGATTCTTTTAAAACAAACCAACTGGAATGTCTCTGAAATTTCTTACGCTTTAGGTTTTGAAGAGGTGGCTCACTTCTCCAATTTTTTCAAACGTAAAACTTCATTGGCACCAATGGAATTTCGGTCTTGATTTGAATTTTGCAAATTTCAGATTGATTGGAGTAAACAAATTCGTTTGAAATTGACTCAACTTTGTACCATCAAAAAATCAAATATGAATAACAGAACAAAAATTGCCCTAGTAACAGGAGGAAGTAGAGGTTTAGGTAAAAACTCAGCTTTAAAAATCGCAGAAAAAGGATTGGATGTAATTATTACTTACAATTCAAATAAAGAAGAAGCGGATAAAACCGTAGCAGAAATTCAGGCTTTAGGAAGAAAAGCAATTGCATATCAACTGAATACAAAAGATGTGAGATCATTCGATGAATTTGTTAAAAAAGTAGGTGATCATTTAGAAGAAAATACGGGAAGCCGAAATATTGATTTTCTTATTAATAATGCCGGAACGGCTTTATATTCGCCGATTGCAGATGTTACAGAAGAGCAGTTGGATGATATGGTAAATATTCATTTTAAAGGAGTTTTCTTCCTGACTCAGAAATTTTTACCATTTATGAATGATAACGGTGGAATTATCAATCTTTCTTCAGGTTTGGCGAGATTTGCAATGCCTGGTTCGTCGGTTTACGGTTCTATGAAAGCAGCAGTTGACCAATTAAGCAAATACATGGCGAAAGAATTAGGCGCAAGAAAAATTAAAGTCAATGCTGTTGCACCGGGAGCGATCGAAACCGATTTTGGTGGCGGAAGAACAAGAGATGATGAACATGTAAACGCTATGGTTGCTGGTAATACGGCTTTAGGAAGAGCTGGTTTGCCGGATGATATCGGTGGAGTAGTAGCTTTTTTATGCACCGATGATGCAGGTTGGATTACCGCACAAAGAATTGAAGTTTCCGGCGGAATGTTTTTCTAAAAATAAATTTTATTTCTCTCGCAGTTTTTTTTATCGCGTAATCAGCTCAATCTGCGAGAGATTTTTATTTAAAGCATTCTCCAATTTTCTGTATTACCAAAAATGACTTAGGAAATGGAGGCGTTAAGAAAATAAAATTTATGAACGTTAAGAAAATTCTTCTGTTCGAAGCGCGACGAAAATTCGAAAGTAAAACAATTGAGAATCGCGCAAGTTTAGAATTTTTAGAGAATAAAATTTATTTTTAGCCGACAGTTCCAGTCTTGAATTTTTGTTTCTTTTGTTTCAAGACAAAAGAAAAATTACTTTAAATTTTCGCTAAATTTTCAATCGCCCTTTCTAAGGTTTCATTCTTCTTTGCAAAACATAATCTAATCACATTTTCATTCAGTTTATCTTTATAAAAAGCCGAAAACGGAATACTTGCCACTTTATGGTTGATCGTTAATTCTGTAGCGAAATCAAAATCATTTTTATCTGAAATTTTGTCGTATTTCAAAGCCTGAAAATAAGTTCCTTCACAATCGAGAAGTTCAAATGAAGTTTGTACTAAACCCTGTCTCAGAAAATCTCTTTTTTCCTGAAAAAACTGATTAAGTTGATTATAATGTTCGTCATTTTTCATGTATTCCGCCAACGCCATTTGAAGTGGAGTATTCACACAAAAAACATTGAACTGATGTACCTTTCTGAATTCATCCGTCAAAGCTTTCGGAGCAGCACAATATCCAATTTTCCAGCCTGTGATATGGAATAATTTTCCGAAAGAGGCAACTAAAATACTTCTTTCTTTTAGTTCAGGATATTTGCAAATGCTTAAGTGTTTGTTTCCATCAAACACGATGTTTTCATACACTTCATCACTCAAAATTAAAATATTAGTGTCTTGTACAATTTTGATTAATTCCTGAATGTCATTTTCTTTTAAAATCTTTCCTGAAGGATTATTCGGATTATTCAGAATAATCATTTTTGTTTTTTCTGAAACTAAATTTTTCACAACCTTCCAATCGATTTCATAATCCGGAGCTTTCATTTGAAAACGTTTTACAATTCCTCCGAAAAGCTCTATGGTCGGTTCGTAACAGTCATAAGCGGGTTCAAAAATAATCACTTCATCATTTTTCTGAATGAAAGTGGCAATCGCAGTGAAAATTGCCTGAGTTCCGCCTGCTGTAATCGTAATTTCAGTTTCGGGATGGTAAATCGCTTGATGACTGTTCTCAATTTTTCTTGCAATTTCCTCTTTTAAACCCATAATTCCCCCTAAAGGAGCGTATTGATTAAACCCTTTTTTAATGAAATCATTTGCTAAATTCAGTAATTCTGAATCTGTTTCAAAATCGGGAAAACCTTGTGAAAGGTTAATTGCCTGATGTTGATTGGCGAGTTGAGACATTTGGGTAAATATGGTGGTTCCTACGTTAGGAAGTTTCGAAGAAGGAAGTTGTATCATTTAAAAATTCTTTATGAATCTAAATTAGGGGAAATTTTCAAATATTCTAAAGTAAATTTCAAGAAATATGTTGTTGTAATATTAGAGCCTGTTTAAATTTTATTCAATAAATTTTTTATAGTGGATAATTTTACCATATTTTCAGAATTTTCCATTAGTAATTCGTAATTCCTGCATAATCTCCTGTCGTTATCAAACCAGGAAAATGTCCGTTCAATAATCCATCTTTTAGAAAAGGGCTTAAAATCTGTTTTCTTTTCATCATTTCTCATCACCACATTGATTAGATAAGCAAACTTATTTTTCACCTGTTCTATGATTTCTCCTCTGTAACCTCCATCAGCAAGAATAATCTTCACAGGACTTAAGAAATATGCCAAAGTTCTCATGAGAAAATCAACAGCTTTACTGTCATGAACATTGGCTACAGTAACCATTATTGCTAATAAAAATCCGTTTTTATCAACCACCACATGTCTTTTAATTCCTTTTACTTTTTTATTCCCGTCAAAACCATTTAATGAGCGGTTGTTTCCCCATCTTACACTCTGACTGTCCATTATGCCTAAACTCGGTTCTCTTTTTTGATTTCTTTTCAACCTGACTTTTTCCCGTAATTTCGAAAGAAGCAGATCAAAATCCTCTGCATTTGCCCATTTGCTGTAATAGTAATAGACCAATTCCCATTTCGGAAAATCATTGGGTAACATCCTCCATTGGCAACCGGTTTTCACCAAATACATTATGGCGTTCCAAATGGTTCTTAAACCATATTTTCGCTTTCTGTCATTGAGGTTCAAAGTCTTTTTTATAAATTGCCACTGATTGTCAGAAATGTTTGTTGAGTAATTTTTCACTGTAATTTAATTGATTAGTAACCAACAAGTTACGGAAAATAAACAACATAAACAACTGACAATCAGTTTTTTTTATAAGATTATTTTATAAAATAAACGCCATACGAATTTTTCTAATTTAATTTTTAAACAGGCTCTAAAATTTAACTAAAAATATTAATAAATAGAAACCGAAAAATTCGGATATTTTTGTCCGTTTTTGTACTTTTGTATGTTTGCTGAAATAATATATGTCACAAGAAATACAACCTATCTATTCCGAAGATAATATCAGAACCCTCGATTGGCAGGAACATATTCGTTTGCGTCCCGGTATGTACATCGGGAAGCTTGGCGATGGTTCGTCTGCTGATGACGGTATTTATATTTTACTGAAAGAAATTCTGGATAACTCGATTGATGAATTCAGGATGAAATCTGGTAAAAGAATCGAAATAAAAGTAGATGACGGAAAAGTCACGATTCGTGATTTTGGGCGTGGAATTCCTTTGGGAAAAGTCGTCGATGCCGTTTCAAAAATGAATACCGGAGGTAAGTACGACAGCAAAGCCTTCAAAAAATCTGTAGGTTTGAACGGTGTCGGTACAAAAGCTGTAAACGCTCTTTCAGATTATTTCCGTGTGCGCTCTTTCCGTGAAGGGAGAATGAAAATTGCAGAATTTTCACGAGGTATAATCACTGAAGAACACGAAGAAAAAGAAACTTCAGACAGAAACGGGACCGAGATTTCGTTCATTCCCGATGCAGATATTTTTCTTCATTTTAAATACAGAAAAGAGTATATCGAAAGAATGCTCCGCAATTATGCGTACCTGAATCCTGGATTGAAAATTCTTTTCAACGGTGAAACATTCTTTTCTGAAAACGGACTGAAAGATTTGCTGGAAGAAGAATTGGAAAGTGATACTTTGTACCCGATTGTACATTTGAAAGATAATGATATTGAAGTTGCGATTACCCATACTGATAAATCTCAGACGGAAACGTATTTTTCATTCGTTAACGGACAAAATACAACGCAGGGTGGAACGCATTTGAATGCTTTCCGTGAAGCATACGTAAAAACCATCAGAGAATTTTTTAATAAAAGCTTTGATGCATCTGATGTGCGAAAATCTATCGTTGCAGCCATTTCAATCAACGTTGAAGAGCCTGTTTTTGAATCTCAGACGAAAACAAAATTGGGCTCGAATGATATGGGACCAAACGGCCCAACTGTTCGTACATTTATTATTGATTTCTTAAAAAGTAAATTAGATAATTTTTTACATAAAAATCCTGAAATTGCAGAAGCAATTCAAAGAAAAATCTTAATTTCAGAAAGAGAAAGAAAAGAACTTTCCGGAATTCAGAAACTGGCAAGAGAAAGAGCAAAAAAAGTATCGCTTCACAATAAAAAGCTTCGTGACTGCAGACAACATTATAACGATCAAAAAGCCGAAAGAAAAGCGGAGACACAGATTTTTATCACCGAGGGAGATTCTGCATCAGGATCTATCACAAAATCTAGAGATGTTGAGACTCAGGCTGTGTTTTCATTAAAAGGTAAACCTTTGAACTGTTATGGTTTAACAAAAAAAGTGGTTTACGAAAATGAAGAATTCAACTTGCTACAGGCTGCTTTAAATATTGAAGAAAGTCTTGAGGATCTAAGATATAATCAGGTGATTATTGCAACCGATGCCGATGTCGACGGAATGCACATCAGACTTCTTATGATTACGTTTTTCCTTCAGTTTTTCCCGGATGTGATTAAAAACGGACATTTATTTATTCTTCAGACTCCGTTATTCAGAGTTAGAAATAAAAAAGAGACAAGATATTGTTATTCTGAGCAGGAAAGAGTAAAAGCTTTGAATGAATTGGGTAAAAACCCTGAAATTACCCGATTTAAAGGTTTGGGAGAGATTTCACCAGACGAATTCAAGCATTTTATTGGAAAAGATATTCGTTTAGAACCCGTAGTGATAGGAAAAGATCAGACAATCGATCAGCTTCTGGAATTCTATATGGGAAAAAATACGCCGGATAGACAGGTTTTCATTCTTGAAAATTTAGTCGTAGAAGATCAAGATATTAACAAAAAAGAGATTTTAAATGAAGTTGAGCTTTAAAAAATAATACCCACCAAACACCATATCACATGAGACTAAGTAACAGGAAAAAAACACCTGTGTATAATTTTTTCAATATACTATTATTGATAATATTATCAGGCGGGTGTGTAGGTTTTATTTTAGATAAAATGAGGTTCGATATTTTAGATGAAAAAAGCTGTCTTTTAATTGTTGTTCCTGTTATGTTATTGATTGTCATTTATTTGCACGGAAGGCAAATCTTTGAATATGATAGTGACGGAGAAGCTCTTCATTTTAGAAATAGAAATATTATTTCTTTTTTAAATAAACCGTTGAGTGATGAATTTCCAAAATATAAACTAATTAAATTTGAGATGGTTTCCTTACTGTTTTTTAGTAGACTTTATGTAACTATTTCGAGCAAAAACAATGGTTCAACAACCTTAAAATATGAAACTTCTTATTTGACGAGGAAAGAAGTGAATGATTTAAAATTATCCCTCAATAAAGTAGTAAATGCCAATAAAGATAAAAGACATCAAGAATAAGTAATGATAGAAGACAACTCGCACGAAGGCGAAAGCTTAAAAAAAGTTTCAGGACTGTACAAAGACTGGTTTCTGGATTATGCATCTTATGTAATTTTAGACAGAGCGATTCCGTCTGTTTATGATGGTTTCAAACCCGTACAGCGTAGAATTATGCATTCTATGCGTGAATTAGAAGACGGACGTTATAATAAAGTGGCCAATATTGTTGGTAACACAATGAAATATCACCCTCACGGTGATGCCTCTATTACCGATGCAATGGTAGGAATCGGGCAAAGAGAATTGTTGATCGACACTCAGGGAAACTGGGGAAATATTTATACCGGAGATTCTGCGGCGGCTGCAAGATATATCGAAGCAAGGTTAACTCCTTTTGCTTTGGAAGTAGTTTTTAATCCCAAAACGACAGAATGGTCTAAATCTTATGACGGTAGAAATAACGAGCCGGTAGATTTACCGGTAAAATTTCCTTTGCTTCTTGCACAGGGAGTTGAAGGAATCGGGGTTGGGCTTTCTACAAAAATTCTTCCGCACAATTTTAATGAACTGATTAATGCTTCTATTGCTCACTTGAAAGGTAAGAAATTTGAAGTTTTCCCGGATTTTCTGACGGCAGGTTTTCTTGATGTTTCAGAATATAATGACGGTCACAGAGGTGGAAAAGTAAGAGCCAGAGCAAAGATTTCTCAGGTCGATAAGCATACTTTGATGATTTCTGAGCTTCCTTTTTCTAAAACTACAACAGACTTAATTGATTCTGTTTTAAAAGCCAACGAAAAAGGTAAAATTAAAATCAAAAAAATTGAAGATAATACTTCAGACAAAGTTGAGATTCTAGTTTACCTTCACAACGAAGTTTCGCCAGATAAAACGATTGATGCTTTGTATGCATTTACCGATTGTCAGGTTACGATCTCGCCGAATGCGTGTGTAATTGTAGGTGATAAGCCGATGTTCCTGAATGTTTCGGAAATTTTAAGAATGAATACCGATCATACGGTTTCTTTATTGAAAAAAGAACTGGAAATCGAGCTTCATGAATTGCAGGAAAACTGGCATTTTTCATCATTAGAAAGAATTTTTATCGAAAACAGAATTTACCACGATATTGAAGAGGTAAAAAGCTGGGAAGAGGTTCTGAAAACAATTGATGCTGGTTTAAAACCTCACACTACACATCTTTTAAGAGAAGTTACCGAGGAAGATATTTTAAGATTAACTGAAATCAGAATTAAAAGAATTTCAAGATTCGATTTAGATAAGTTTAAAGAAAATATTGCAGCATTAGAAGGTAAAATAGAGCAGGTAAGATTCCATTTGGCGAATCTTATTGCGTATGCAATTGAGTATTACCAAAATATTCAGAAAAAATACGGAAAAGACAGAGAAAGAAAAACAGAATTAAGAATTTTCGATACCATTGACGCGACAAAAGTTGCCGTTGCCAACGAAAAATTCTATGCTAATTTTGAAGAAGGTTTCATTGGAACTTCTTTGAAAAAAGACCAATATCTGTTTGACTGTTCCGACATTGATGATATCATCACATTCAGAAAAGACGGAAGCATGAAAGTTGTAAAAGTGGAAGCCAAAACTTTCATCGGAAAAGATATTCAGCACGTTGCCATTTGGAAAAAAAACGATAAACGCACGGTTTACAACATGATCTACCGTGAAGGCAGAGACGGACCTTATTATATGAAACGTTTTTCGGTAACTGCGGTTACAAGAAATACAGATTATGCTTTAGGTTCAGATAAAAGAGGCTCAGAAATGCTTTATTTTTCGGCAAATCCGAATGGTGAAGCAGAAGTTGTAACAGTTTTATTAAAACCAAATCCGAGAATCAGAAAAAATAAAATGGAAATCGATTTTTCTGAATTGGCAATTAAAGGAAGAGATTCTAAAGGAAATTTGGTGACCAAATATTCTGTAAAGAAAGTTGACCTGAAAGAAGAAGGTGTTTCTACTTTGGCGCCAAGAAAAATATGGTTTGATGAAACAGTAAGAAGACTGAATGCAGATGTAAGAGGAACTCTACTCGGGAACTTTAAAGGTGATGATAAAATTTTAATCATTAATGCTCAGGGAGAAGCTAAACTGGTGAGTTTTGATCTTGGAAACCGTTTTGACGACGAATACATTATTCTAGAAAAATGGAGACCCAATCAGCCTATCACCTGTATTTATTACGACGGAGAAAAGGATATGTATTTCATCAAAAGATTCTTGTTGGAAAACAATACCAATCTGCAAACCTTTATGCCATCGGAACATCCAAAATCATTTATTGAAAGAATTATAGTTTCTAACAATTCTACAGCCGAAATTATTTTCGCAAAAGATAAAGGGAAAGAACGCGAACCTGAAACCGTAAATATCGACGAATTTATAGCTGTAAAAGGAATTAAGGCAATCGGAAATCAGTTTACGAAATTTAAGGTTAAAAATATCAACATCACAATTCCTGAGCCTGAAGAAGAAGAACCGGAAGTATACGAAGAACCAGATTTTACTTCATCAAACGATGATGGGGCAATAGGAAATTTGTTCGGAAGTGATGATAACGAAAATACTGCAGAATGAATATCATAATATTAGTTATTGCTATTACTGCAATTATCAGTTTTATCGCATTTAATAATAAAGAGATATTTGAAAAATATAAATTCAATGTTGGAGCAATTCGGCATAGAAAAGAATATGTCAGAATACTTTCTGCCGGATTTCTGCATGCAGATATAATGCATTTATTGTTTAATATGATGACTTTATATTTCTTCGGTCCTGTAATTTTAGAAGGATTTGGAAATATAGGATTTCTTATTATTTATATTGGATCTATTCTTTTAGGAAATATTTTTTCATTATTTATTTACCAAAAACAGCCGTGGTATTCTGCAATTGGAGCGAGTGGCGGAGTTTCAGGGGTTTTGTTTGCAGCGATTGCAATGATGCCCAATATCGGAATCTATTTCTTTTTTATTCCTATTCCGATTCCGGGATTTATTTTTGGACTTCTATATTTTGGATATTCTGTTTATATGATGCTAAATCCTAAACAGTGGGATAATTTAGGACATGCAGCGCATTTAGGCGGAGCGTTTTTTGGGTTGGTTTATGCTGTAATTGTTCAACCTCAGAGTGCAATCGAACATTCGATGTTTATCGGGATCATGTCACTTCCGCTCATTTATTTAAGTTATCAAGTTTTTGTTAAAAAAAATATTAAATAAAAAACACATTAAATAAAAATACATATGAAAAAAAATATTTTTCTCTTGTTGCTGATTTTTAGTCATTATTTTTCAGCTCAAAACAATTTTACTTTAGTTACTCCAAAACCTACGGATCAAAAAGCTGTTAAAATTGTTTTTTCTACTGATAATGTTGGATTTATCATTAACAATAATAAAGAATTGTTAACAACAAATGACCAAGGTCTGAATTGGAGTATTAAACAGACATTAAATTTTCTTCCGCGTGATATAAAATTCAGAAATAATATTGGATTTATTGTGGGTGAAAATACAATCCTTCGTACAGCAGATTATGGAGCGACTTGGAATTCAATACCTAATTATGGAACAAGTCTTAATTCCATCAATTTTATTAGTAATGATATTGTTTATATTTCCGGACAAACTCAAATTTTAAAATCTTCAGATAATGGAGTGACATTTCCTGAACAGAAAATAATGAACGGAATGTCAGTTTCTATGTCGGTTTTTACCGATGCAAATACAGCTGTTGTTACATGTTTTGACGGAAGAATCAGGAGGACGACCAATGGAGGAGATAGCTGGACGACGAATTATTCGGATAATAGTTCTGCAAATACCTTATATACATTAGTTTTCCCTTCTCAAAATATTGGATATGCTAATAAAGGATTCGGAGAAATGCTTAAAACAATAGACGGAGGACAAACATGGACAGCTTTTGGATATAGTACTTATTATAAGGAAACTTATGGAATGCAGTTTTTTGATGACAATAACGGAATTGTAGTAGGATATGGTGGTGCAGTTTATAAAACTACAAACGGAGGGACGTCTTGGCAATGGATGAGTCCAAACTCACCTTATTCCACCGATACTGATTATAATTTAAATTCACTTTATTTCTTTAATAATCAAACGGGTATTTGTGTTGGGAATAATGGCAGAATTATTAAAACCCAAAACGGAGGAACTAACTGGACT
Above is a genomic segment from Chryseobacterium mulctrae containing:
- a CDS encoding methionine aminotransferase; protein product: MIQLPSSKLPNVGTTIFTQMSQLANQHQAINLSQGFPDFETDSELLNLANDFIKKGFNQYAPLGGIMGLKEEIARKIENSHQAIYHPETEITITAGGTQAIFTAIATFIQKNDEVIIFEPAYDCYEPTIELFGGIVKRFQMKAPDYEIDWKVVKNLVSEKTKMIILNNPNNPSGKILKENDIQELIKIVQDTNILILSDEVYENIVFDGNKHLSICKYPELKERSILVASFGKLFHITGWKIGYCAAPKALTDEFRKVHQFNVFCVNTPLQMALAEYMKNDEHYNQLNQFFQEKRDFLRQGLVQTSFELLDCEGTYFQALKYDKISDKNDFDFATELTINHKVASIPFSAFYKDKLNENVIRLCFAKKNETLERAIENLAKI
- a CDS encoding IS5 family transposase yields the protein MKNYSTNISDNQWQFIKKTLNLNDRKRKYGLRTIWNAIMYLVKTGCQWRMLPNDFPKWELVYYYYSKWANAEDFDLLLSKLREKVRLKRNQKREPSLGIMDSQSVRWGNNRSLNGFDGNKKVKGIKRHVVVDKNGFLLAIMVTVANVHDSKAVDFLMRTLAYFLSPVKIILADGGYRGEIIEQVKNKFAYLINVVMRNDEKKTDFKPFSKRWIIERTFSWFDNDRRLCRNYELLMENSENMVKLSTIKNLLNKI
- the ychF gene encoding redox-regulated ATPase YchF is translated as MKCGIVGLPNVGKSTLFNCLSNAKAQSANYPFCTIEPNLGTVSVPDQRLFELEKLVNPERVLPAVVEIVDIAGLVKGASKGEGLGNQFLANIRECEAIIHVLRCFDNGNIIHVEGSVDPLRDKEIIDIELQLKDMETVGKAVDKAKKFIKSGKKEDLLTYETLQNLQKHLEDGRNAREFAMDDFAKSIIGEVQLLTNKPVLYVCNVDENSIKNGNEWIAKIDEMAKSEGAETVVLAAQIEADINELETFEEREIFLEELGLTEPGVNRLIRKAYDLLKLQTYFTAGVKEVRAWTIGQGWTAPQAAGVIHTDFEKGFIRAEVIRYNDYVTYGSEAKVKEAGKLSVEGKEYIVQDGDVMHFRFNV
- a CDS encoding helix-turn-helix domain-containing protein translates to MEKLAHASLEDFYLEMTKGLGKDMESIFPKGLHKDIGHFNVFDIAQTIANVKKTSEMPYNRRKYYKISLIRGKNRAEYADKVISIKKNALLFATPKVPYHYVPEDENQSGNFCVFTADFFTKNSSKNILEDLPLFQPGTIPVFEIDDELADEIDLLFGKIKKEIDSDYEFKYDLIRNYVSELIHYGQKLQPAEKVHNTHNASLRVVSLFMELLERQFPVESQNQRIQLRVANDFAERLSIHVYYLNKNLKENTGKTTTEFIADRIIQEAKILLKQTNWNVSEISYALGFEEVAHFSNFFKRKTSLAPMEFRS
- a CDS encoding DNA topoisomerase IV subunit B, whose amino-acid sequence is MSQEIQPIYSEDNIRTLDWQEHIRLRPGMYIGKLGDGSSADDGIYILLKEILDNSIDEFRMKSGKRIEIKVDDGKVTIRDFGRGIPLGKVVDAVSKMNTGGKYDSKAFKKSVGLNGVGTKAVNALSDYFRVRSFREGRMKIAEFSRGIITEEHEEKETSDRNGTEISFIPDADIFLHFKYRKEYIERMLRNYAYLNPGLKILFNGETFFSENGLKDLLEEELESDTLYPIVHLKDNDIEVAITHTDKSQTETYFSFVNGQNTTQGGTHLNAFREAYVKTIREFFNKSFDASDVRKSIVAAISINVEEPVFESQTKTKLGSNDMGPNGPTVRTFIIDFLKSKLDNFLHKNPEIAEAIQRKILISERERKELSGIQKLARERAKKVSLHNKKLRDCRQHYNDQKAERKAETQIFITEGDSASGSITKSRDVETQAVFSLKGKPLNCYGLTKKVVYENEEFNLLQAALNIEESLEDLRYNQVIIATDADVDGMHIRLLMITFFLQFFPDVIKNGHLFILQTPLFRVRNKKETRYCYSEQERVKALNELGKNPEITRFKGLGEISPDEFKHFIGKDIRLEPVVIGKDQTIDQLLEFYMGKNTPDRQVFILENLVVEDQDINKKEILNEVEL
- a CDS encoding SDR family NAD(P)-dependent oxidoreductase, with the translated sequence MNNRTKIALVTGGSRGLGKNSALKIAEKGLDVIITYNSNKEEADKTVAEIQALGRKAIAYQLNTKDVRSFDEFVKKVGDHLEENTGSRNIDFLINNAGTALYSPIADVTEEQLDDMVNIHFKGVFFLTQKFLPFMNDNGGIINLSSGLARFAMPGSSVYGSMKAAVDQLSKYMAKELGARKIKVNAVAPGAIETDFGGGRTRDDEHVNAMVAGNTALGRAGLPDDIGGVVAFLCTDDAGWITAQRIEVSGGMFF